A single Verrucomicrobiia bacterium DNA region contains:
- a CDS encoding P1 family peptidase — protein MMNSTCAFRLTVMAALVSLATALPTRADDSPPRPRAREVGIIIGDLPTGPLNAITDVSGVRVGQVTIREGERINTGVTAILPHAGNVFQDRVPAAIFVGNGFGKLLGVTQVEELGELETPILLTGTLSVWKAADALVDWMLRQPGMEAVRSINPVVGETNDGFLSDIRARPVRPEHVVRALETAQSGAVAEGTVGAGTGTTAFGFKGGIGTSSRQLPHAQGGYVVGVLVQSNFGGDLTVAGVKIEPELEKRAKAANPAGDGSIMMIVATDAPLSARNLKRLAARTMVGLARTGSSLSNGSGDYAIAFSTAPECRRRNGENQHAVVELSNEAMSPLFRAVAEATEEAILNSLFCATTVKGHRGTAKALPVEPVREMVTRRR, from the coding sequence ATGATGAATTCGACGTGCGCCTTCCGACTGACCGTCATGGCTGCATTGGTTTCCTTGGCCACCGCTTTGCCCACCCGCGCGGATGATTCGCCGCCGCGCCCGCGAGCGCGTGAGGTGGGAATTATCATCGGCGACCTGCCTACCGGACCGCTGAATGCAATCACGGATGTGTCCGGCGTGCGTGTGGGTCAGGTCACGATTCGCGAGGGCGAACGCATCAATACGGGCGTCACGGCCATTTTGCCGCACGCGGGAAATGTATTTCAGGATCGGGTGCCGGCAGCCATTTTTGTCGGGAACGGTTTTGGAAAACTGTTGGGCGTGACGCAGGTGGAGGAATTGGGTGAGTTGGAAACTCCCATTCTGCTGACCGGCACGCTGAGCGTCTGGAAGGCGGCGGACGCGCTGGTGGATTGGATGCTGCGTCAGCCCGGCATGGAGGCGGTGCGGTCCATCAATCCCGTGGTTGGTGAAACAAATGACGGTTTCCTGAGCGATATTCGGGCGCGCCCCGTCCGGCCTGAACACGTCGTGCGCGCTTTGGAAACGGCGCAAAGCGGAGCAGTTGCCGAGGGAACGGTTGGCGCCGGCACCGGCACAACGGCTTTCGGTTTCAAGGGCGGTATCGGTACGAGTTCCCGGCAATTACCTCACGCGCAGGGCGGCTATGTCGTCGGAGTGCTGGTGCAAAGTAATTTCGGCGGGGATCTGACGGTGGCGGGAGTAAAGATCGAACCTGAATTGGAAAAGCGGGCGAAAGCCGCGAATCCCGCGGGCGACGGCAGCATCATGATGATTGTGGCGACGGATGCGCCGTTGAGCGCGCGAAATTTGAAACGTCTGGCCGCGCGCACCATGGTGGGGTTGGCGCGCACCGGTTCGAGTCTGTCCAATGGTTCGGGCGATTACGCGATTGCTTTTTCAACGGCTCCGGAATGTCGTCGGCGCAACGGCGAGAACCAACATGCGGTCGTCGAATTGTCGAATGAAGCGATGTCGCCATTATTCCGCGCGGTGGCGGAGGCCACGGAAGAGGCGATTCTCAATTCCCTGTTTTGCGCCACGACGGTCAAAGGTCATCGCGGCACGGCCAAGGCGTTGCCGGTGGAGCCAGTGCGGGAAATGGTGACGCGCCGGCGGTAG
- the mnmE gene encoding tRNA uridine-5-carboxymethylaminomethyl(34) synthesis GTPase MnmE — translation MWDDTIAAIATPLGEGGLAVIRISGKTALSVADRVFVPVGKSSSKPSAAPSHTIQYGHAMRAGARVDEVLCAVLRAPRTFTREDVVELTCHGGILASKTVLDTVLECGARLAQPGEFTQRAFLNGRIDLAQAEAVADLIHARTGLALSAANEQLAGKLSQRINRLRDELMRTLAHIEAYLDFPEEDIAPDTHAQLIGRLAGAIEWVTELLRTAPEGQLLRRGIRAAIIGRPNAGKSSLLNQLLGHDRAIVSHVPGTTRDTIEETANVRGIPVVFIDTAGLREVQDEIESEGVRRSRAALARAELILHVLDASEPLHEADAQLLREFAGKNRIVIRNKMDLPAQLILPPAVRSHATEETSVESETTPLVDISSKTGAGLEALKEAIQAAVWSGRVTAETAQVTINARHEDALKRAKVSLQLALDALRAEASLEFVALDLRQGINAIGEIVGKTTTEDLLDAVFSQFCIGK, via the coding sequence ATGTGGGACGATACCATTGCCGCCATTGCCACGCCGTTGGGCGAGGGCGGATTGGCGGTCATTCGGATTTCCGGAAAAACCGCGCTGAGCGTGGCGGATCGCGTGTTTGTGCCGGTTGGCAAAAGTTCGTCCAAACCGAGCGCGGCCCCGAGCCACACGATTCAGTACGGTCACGCGATGCGCGCTGGCGCGCGAGTGGACGAAGTGCTTTGCGCGGTGCTGCGCGCGCCGCGCACGTTCACGCGCGAGGACGTGGTGGAACTCACGTGTCACGGCGGCATTCTGGCGAGCAAAACGGTTCTCGATACCGTGCTCGAATGTGGGGCGCGTTTGGCGCAACCGGGTGAATTCACGCAGCGCGCTTTTCTCAACGGACGGATTGATCTGGCGCAGGCGGAAGCGGTGGCGGATTTGATTCACGCGCGCACCGGACTGGCTTTGAGCGCGGCCAACGAGCAGTTGGCGGGCAAGTTGTCGCAACGCATCAATCGGTTGCGCGATGAACTGATGCGCACGCTGGCGCACATCGAGGCGTATCTGGATTTTCCGGAGGAAGACATTGCGCCGGACACGCACGCACAACTGATCGGGCGTCTGGCGGGCGCAATCGAGTGGGTCACGGAGCTGTTGCGCACCGCACCGGAGGGACAGCTTTTGCGACGCGGCATTCGGGCGGCGATCATCGGCCGGCCCAACGCCGGCAAATCCAGTTTGCTGAATCAATTGCTGGGGCACGATCGCGCCATCGTTTCCCACGTACCGGGAACGACGCGGGACACGATTGAAGAAACGGCGAACGTGCGCGGCATTCCCGTGGTGTTTATTGACACGGCGGGATTGCGCGAGGTGCAGGATGAAATCGAGAGCGAAGGGGTGCGACGCAGTCGCGCCGCGTTGGCGCGGGCCGAATTGATTTTACACGTGTTGGATGCCAGCGAGCCGTTGCATGAGGCGGATGCACAATTGTTGCGCGAGTTCGCCGGAAAGAATCGGATCGTTATCCGCAACAAAATGGATCTGCCGGCGCAGTTGATTTTACCACCTGCCGTCCGGAGTCACGCTACTGAGGAAACATCCGTAGAATCCGAGACCACGCCGCTGGTTGATATTTCCAGCAAAACCGGAGCGGGACTGGAGGCGCTGAAAGAAGCGATCCAAGCTGCGGTTTGGTCGGGACGGGTGACGGCGGAGACGGCTCAGGTGACCATCAACGCGCGGCATGAAGACGCGCTAAAACGCGCGAAGGTGAGTTTGCAATTGGCATTGGACGCTTTGCGGGCGGAGGCTTCGTTGGAATTTGTAGCCCTGGATTTGCGCCAGGGCATTAACGCGATTGGCGAGATTGTGGGCAAGACGACCACGGAAGATTTGTTGGATGCCGTCTTCAGCCAATTCTGCATCGGAAAATAA
- a CDS encoding phosphomethylpyrimidine synthase ThiC, whose translation MAASIIATYDVSFSIGDGLRPGSIADANEAAFYGPKIDVQVWSVIGREFIHQPVF comes from the coding sequence TTGGCCGCGAGCATCATAGCCACCTACGATGTTTCGTTTTCAATCGGTGATGGCTTGCGTCCCGGTTCAATTGCCGACGCCAACGAGGCGGCGTTCTATGGCCCGAAGATTGATGTGCAGGTGTGGAGCGTCATTGGTCGCGAATTCATTCACCAGCCCGTTTTTTGA
- a CDS encoding site-specific DNA-methyltransferase, producing MRNIDSAIGKIFQGDALSFMRELPGESFDLVICDGPYAVTTHEWDNVRDIQHFNLELLKAFSRLLKPGGVAYLFGKPECVDFIDYRPWLTLQSKLVWYQPSRLAQGRISYTNNYDVICYFTKGKAKTFNLDDIRVPQLVELEHRLRCERVPSVRNGKYGKTAFHPDGKNPGDVWGDIKQLTYKSKELVSREMLNTIQKPERLMERLVKASSKLGDLVFDPFCGVGTVPVVCERLRRGFVACEINPNYRRIAEERIAKAAIGNESSENLFDLAGTVRTGKSVTSQVCVV from the coding sequence ATGCGCAACATTGATTCAGCCATCGGGAAGATTTTTCAAGGCGATGCGCTGTCGTTCATGCGCGAATTGCCCGGCGAGTCGTTTGACCTCGTGATTTGCGACGGGCCTTACGCGGTCACAACGCACGAGTGGGACAACGTACGGGATATCCAGCACTTCAATCTCGAATTGCTAAAAGCTTTTTCCCGGCTGCTCAAACCCGGCGGCGTGGCCTATTTGTTCGGCAAACCGGAGTGCGTGGATTTCATTGATTACCGTCCGTGGCTGACGCTGCAATCCAAGCTGGTGTGGTATCAGCCCAGCCGGCTGGCGCAGGGGCGGATTTCCTATACGAACAATTACGACGTGATTTGCTACTTCACTAAGGGGAAGGCGAAGACGTTCAACCTCGACGATATCCGGGTGCCGCAATTGGTGGAGTTGGAGCATCGGCTGCGCTGCGAGCGTGTGCCATCCGTGCGCAATGGTAAGTATGGCAAAACGGCGTTCCATCCCGACGGCAAAAATCCAGGCGACGTGTGGGGCGACATCAAGCAGCTCACCTACAAGTCGAAGGAACTCGTCAGCCGCGAAATGCTGAACACGATTCAGAAACCGGAACGGCTGATGGAGCGCTTGGTCAAAGCCAGTTCGAAGCTCGGCGACCTGGTGTTTGATCCTTTTTGCGGGGTGGGAACTGTACCGGTGGTTTGCGAGCGGCTTCGGCGAGGATTCGTCGCATGTGAAATCAATCCTAATTACCGTCGGATTGCGGAGGAACGGATTGCGAAGGCAGCGATTGGTAATGAGTCGTCGGAGAACCTTTTTGATTTAGCAGGCACGGTGCGAACCGGGAAATCGGTGACTTCTCAGGTCTGCGTGGTGTGA
- a CDS encoding TlyA family RNA methyltransferase — MMRVDQALVERGLCASREQAKRLVMAGQVLVNGQPARKPSDAVGGKTELALASREPFVSRGGLKLAHALEHFQVSAQGCRAIDFGASTGGFTDCLLQAGAALVYAVDVGHGQLAWKLRQDPRVVVMEKTNARHLTPAAMPPPFAPVDLVVIDCSFISLQKILPPAVALLRSGGKLIALVKPQFEAGKAEADRGAGVITDPEVHERVLEEIKTFIATQPGWSWVGMTTSPLLGPAGNKEFLILIEKNN, encoded by the coding sequence ATGATGCGGGTGGATCAGGCGTTGGTGGAGCGCGGCCTTTGCGCGAGTCGCGAACAGGCCAAACGTCTGGTGATGGCGGGTCAGGTGTTGGTCAACGGTCAGCCGGCGCGCAAGCCCAGCGATGCGGTCGGCGGCAAGACAGAGCTGGCTTTGGCGTCGCGCGAGCCGTTTGTCAGTCGCGGCGGACTCAAGCTGGCGCACGCATTGGAGCATTTTCAGGTGTCCGCGCAGGGTTGTCGCGCGATTGATTTCGGCGCTTCGACGGGAGGCTTCACGGATTGTCTGTTGCAGGCGGGCGCGGCGTTGGTGTATGCGGTGGACGTGGGGCACGGTCAACTCGCGTGGAAACTGCGCCAGGACCCGCGCGTGGTGGTGATGGAAAAAACCAATGCGCGGCACCTCACCCCGGCCGCCATGCCGCCGCCGTTTGCACCGGTGGACCTGGTGGTGATTGATTGTTCGTTCATTTCGCTGCAAAAAATTCTGCCGCCAGCCGTTGCTTTGCTGCGCTCCGGCGGTAAACTCATCGCGCTGGTCAAACCACAGTTCGAGGCCGGAAAAGCGGAGGCGGATCGTGGGGCGGGCGTCATTACCGATCCGGAAGTGCATGAACGGGTGCTTGAGGAAATAAAGACTTTCATTGCAACGCAACCGGGTTGGAGCTGGGTGGGAATGACGACCTCGCCGCTGCTCGGTCCGGCAGGCAACAAGGAATTTCTGATTTTAATTGAAAAAAACAACTGA
- a CDS encoding IS3 family transposase, translating into MKRTRHRPEQIVTKLHQAATELAGGKKIEEVCKSLAISPATYHRWQAQYGGADVNTVKELKALKEENARLKRLVGTSANGSQRRVATRPNEVWSYDFVSDQTSDGRRLRFLCVVDEFTRECLALAVRRSFRAKEVIAVLAGLIAQRGVPAHLRSDNGPEFVAQAVQAWLKANAIGALYIAPGSPWENAYVESFNSRLRDEHLNREEFASLLEAQVLAAGWRRDYNEARPHSALEYLAPAVFAARWRAPVGATPLPAHASAETLKP; encoded by the coding sequence ATGAAACGAACACGACACCGTCCTGAACAAATAGTGACGAAGCTCCATCAAGCGGCCACGGAACTGGCCGGGGGCAAGAAGATTGAGGAAGTCTGCAAGAGCTTGGCGATCAGCCCGGCGACGTATCACCGCTGGCAAGCGCAATACGGCGGGGCGGATGTGAACACCGTGAAGGAACTCAAAGCCTTGAAAGAGGAAAACGCCCGGCTCAAGCGGCTGGTGGGGACGAGTGCGAACGGCAGCCAGCGGCGCGTGGCGACGCGACCCAACGAAGTGTGGAGCTACGATTTTGTGAGCGACCAGACGAGCGACGGGCGGCGGTTGAGGTTTTTGTGCGTGGTGGACGAGTTTACGCGGGAATGTCTGGCGTTGGCAGTGCGGCGCAGTTTCCGGGCCAAGGAAGTGATTGCGGTGCTGGCGGGATTGATCGCCCAGCGCGGCGTGCCCGCGCATTTGCGGAGCGACAACGGGCCGGAGTTTGTGGCCCAAGCCGTGCAGGCGTGGCTGAAAGCCAACGCGATTGGGGCGCTGTATATCGCGCCGGGCAGTCCGTGGGAGAATGCGTATGTGGAATCGTTCAACAGCCGGTTGCGGGACGAACATCTGAACCGCGAAGAATTTGCCTCCCTGTTGGAGGCGCAAGTCCTGGCCGCCGGGTGGCGGCGGGACTACAACGAAGCGAGGCCGCACTCGGCGCTGGAGTATCTGGCACCGGCGGTATTCGCGGCGCGCTGGCGCGCTCCGGTCGGGGCTACGCCCCTCCCTGCGCACGCCAGCGCGGAAACCCTGAAACCATGA
- a CDS encoding His/Gly/Thr/Pro-type tRNA ligase C-terminal domain-containing protein: protein MPDENQQSNPPRPPQPNADRKTLDDRAKMTELERLRHSCAHVMATAILRLWPEAQFAAGPPVENGFYYDVDLPHRISPEDFATIEAEMKKEIKANNPFERIEVSREEAQRDAKSGRLGGLTERPGNPSKFKIGNLEAIPEGEPITYYKNGDFVDLCAGPHVMRTGNIGAFKLTHVASAYYKGDERNPQLQRIYGTAFKNKTQLDEYFKMLEEAKRRDHRKIGAEMGLFAIDTEYVGPGMPLWLPKGTVLVEELEKLAKETEFAAGYVRVRTPHLAKEKMYKTSGHLPYYAESMFPAMQLPLEGSAKAAHEARVKGALLFVGSLNGKLDEVRKTKESNPDSDEAYANYEKVEAEYLKACDEYTELNKGSSDERYYLKAMNCPHHHRIFAAEPRSYRDLPLRLAEYGCCYRYEQSGELFGLMRVRSLNMNDAHIYCTEEQFEAEFNAVNEMYLKYFKIFGIEKYVMRFSKHSREGLGKKYVNEPELWLKTEDMVRNVLKSSGINYVEVENEAAFYGPKIDVQVWSVIGREFTLATNQVDFAVPAKFGLTYRDKDNTNKTPLCIHRAPLGTHERFIGFLIEHYAGNFPLWLAPDQVRVITLNDDAALIDYGRSLVNELRANQVRVDSDFGATPFKAKIADAEKLRVHTMLIIGARDLEAGNVSVRLHHGGPQGAKPKAEVIADILADIKERRA from the coding sequence ATGCCCGACGAGAATCAACAATCGAACCCACCCCGTCCGCCGCAGCCGAACGCAGATCGCAAAACGCTCGATGATCGCGCGAAGATGACCGAACTGGAACGCCTCCGGCACTCGTGCGCCCACGTCATGGCCACCGCCATTCTGCGGCTCTGGCCCGAGGCTCAATTTGCCGCCGGGCCGCCCGTTGAAAACGGCTTCTATTACGACGTGGATTTGCCGCATCGGATTTCACCCGAGGATTTTGCCACGATCGAGGCCGAGATGAAAAAGGAGATCAAGGCGAATAATCCGTTTGAAAGAATCGAGGTCAGCCGCGAAGAGGCGCAAAGAGACGCAAAAAGCGGAAGACTTGGCGGGTTAACCGAGCGGCCCGGCAATCCTAGCAAGTTCAAGATTGGCAACCTGGAAGCCATTCCCGAAGGCGAGCCGATCACCTACTACAAAAATGGCGATTTCGTTGACCTCTGCGCCGGACCGCACGTGATGCGCACCGGGAACATCGGCGCTTTCAAGCTCACTCACGTAGCCAGCGCCTACTACAAAGGCGATGAACGCAATCCGCAACTCCAGCGCATCTACGGCACGGCGTTCAAGAACAAGACGCAGCTCGACGAGTATTTCAAAATGCTCGAAGAGGCGAAGCGTCGCGATCATCGCAAGATCGGCGCGGAGATGGGGCTGTTCGCGATTGACACGGAATACGTCGGACCGGGCATGCCGCTGTGGTTGCCGAAAGGCACGGTGCTGGTGGAGGAACTGGAAAAGCTCGCGAAAGAAACGGAATTTGCCGCCGGCTACGTCCGCGTCCGCACGCCGCATTTGGCGAAGGAAAAAATGTATAAAACCTCCGGCCACCTGCCGTATTACGCGGAGTCAATGTTCCCCGCGATGCAGCTTCCACTTGAGGGTTCTGCAAAAGCAGCACATGAAGCAAGGGTCAAAGGAGCTTTGCTCTTTGTAGGTAGTCTAAATGGAAAGCTTGATGAGGTCCGAAAAACGAAGGAGTCAAATCCTGACTCCGATGAGGCATACGCAAATTACGAAAAAGTTGAAGCTGAGTATTTGAAAGCCTGTGATGAATACACGGAATTGAACAAGGGAAGTTCTGACGAACGTTACTACCTCAAAGCCATGAACTGCCCGCATCATCACCGCATTTTTGCGGCGGAGCCGCGCAGCTATCGCGACTTGCCGCTGCGCCTCGCGGAATACGGTTGCTGCTATCGCTACGAGCAATCGGGCGAGTTGTTCGGCCTCATGCGGGTGCGATCGCTCAATATGAACGACGCGCACATCTATTGCACCGAAGAGCAATTTGAAGCCGAGTTCAACGCGGTGAACGAGATGTATCTCAAGTATTTCAAGATTTTTGGCATCGAGAAATACGTGATGCGTTTCAGCAAACACAGCCGGGAAGGGCTGGGCAAAAAGTACGTCAACGAACCGGAGTTGTGGCTCAAGACCGAGGACATGGTGCGCAACGTCCTGAAAAGTTCGGGTATCAATTACGTCGAGGTCGAAAACGAGGCGGCGTTCTACGGGCCGAAGATTGACGTGCAGGTGTGGAGCGTCATTGGCCGCGAGTTCACGCTGGCGACGAATCAGGTGGACTTCGCCGTGCCCGCCAAGTTTGGTCTGACGTATCGCGACAAGGATAATACCAACAAGACGCCGTTGTGCATCCATCGCGCGCCGCTGGGCACGCACGAGCGGTTCATCGGTTTTCTCATCGAGCATTACGCGGGCAACTTCCCGCTCTGGCTCGCTCCGGATCAGGTGCGCGTCATCACGCTCAATGACGACGCGGCGTTGATTGACTATGGCCGGTCCCTCGTGAACGAACTGCGCGCGAATCAAGTGCGCGTTGATTCCGATTTCGGCGCCACGCCGTTCAAGGCGAAAATCGCGGATGCGGAAAAACTGCGCGTCCACACCATGCTCATCATCGGCGCGCGGGATCTGGAAGCAGGGAATGTTTCCGTGCGTCTGCACCATGGCGGCCCACAAGGCGCGAAGCCGAAGGCGGAAGTCATCGCGGACATTCTGGCGGACATCAAAGAGCGGAGGGCTTGA